One Amycolatopsis sp. NBC_00355 genomic window carries:
- the hisG gene encoding ATP phosphoribosyltransferase, whose amino-acid sequence MLRVAVPNKGALAATATEMLGEAGYRKRHEQRDLTILDTVNEVEFFFLRPKDIAIYVGSGDLDLGITGRDLALDSGAPVEEIQALGFGGSTFRYAAPAGQDWKPADLQGKRLATSYPRLVREDLARHGVTAEVIRLDGAVEISIQLGVADAIADVVESGRSLRQNNLVAFGDPICVSEAVLLQRKGTEQSKAKSQLAARLRGVVFAQQYLMLDYDCPRTLVERAIAITPGLESPTVAPLADDDWVAVRAMVSRKDVNRVMDELAEVGAKAILASDIRSCRL is encoded by the coding sequence ATGCTGCGTGTTGCCGTGCCGAACAAGGGAGCCCTCGCCGCCACGGCGACGGAGATGCTCGGCGAGGCGGGCTACCGGAAGCGGCATGAGCAGCGCGACCTGACGATCCTCGACACGGTCAACGAGGTCGAGTTCTTCTTCCTGCGCCCCAAGGACATCGCGATCTACGTCGGCTCCGGTGATCTCGACCTCGGCATCACCGGCCGCGACCTCGCGCTCGACTCCGGCGCGCCGGTCGAGGAGATCCAGGCCCTCGGTTTCGGCGGCTCGACGTTCCGCTACGCGGCCCCGGCGGGCCAGGACTGGAAGCCGGCCGACCTGCAGGGCAAGCGGCTCGCCACGTCGTACCCGCGGCTGGTGCGCGAGGACCTCGCCCGCCACGGCGTCACCGCCGAGGTCATCCGCCTCGACGGCGCGGTCGAGATCTCGATCCAGCTCGGCGTCGCGGACGCGATCGCCGACGTCGTCGAGTCCGGTCGCTCGCTGCGCCAGAACAACCTGGTGGCCTTCGGTGACCCGATCTGCGTGTCGGAAGCCGTGCTGCTGCAGCGCAAGGGTACCGAGCAGAGCAAGGCGAAGAGCCAACTCGCGGCGCGGCTGCGCGGGGTCGTGTTCGCCCAGCAGTACCTGATGCTGGACTACGACTGCCCGCGGACGCTCGTCGAGCGCGCCATCGCCATCACACCGGGCCTGGAGTCGCCGACGGTGGCCCCGCTCGCCGACGACGACTGGGTCGCGGTGCGCGCGATGGTCTCGCGCAAGGACGTCAACCGGGTCATGGACGAGCTGGCCGAGGTGGGCGCGAAGGCGATCCTGGCCTCGGACATCCGCTCCTGCCGCCTCTGA
- a CDS encoding ParA family protein yields the protein MQITSVVNQKGGVGKTSLSVGTAAALAERGRRVLLVDLDPQGHATTEMLGLAEVRGDAPTLAKALAKKWKGPIEDLVVPHPRSNLGRGGALDVIPTSPGMFDLIRRLDSFRVPGWQLARVIQFANYDHCIIDCPPALDVLTNNALAASHGILVPVQPDKTSIRALRLLADQVRYVEQTVGRQPLSWFGLVPSLYRRPISHYAAAALQEMYEFGIPMLSHLPLGVVMNEAAAHGVPVTTYAPETLQALSFREIAGTLDTYLEQNSAPAVIPADEEFVFEDFISEVSVARNANDNGVRKGLYDLLPKKPHRPR from the coding sequence ATGCAGATCACCTCGGTGGTCAACCAGAAGGGCGGGGTCGGCAAGACCTCGCTGAGCGTCGGCACCGCGGCGGCCTTGGCCGAGCGCGGCCGGCGGGTGCTGCTGGTCGACCTCGACCCGCAGGGCCACGCGACGACCGAGATGCTCGGCCTGGCCGAGGTCCGCGGGGACGCGCCGACCCTGGCGAAAGCCCTGGCCAAGAAGTGGAAGGGGCCGATCGAAGACCTCGTCGTGCCGCATCCGCGCAGCAACCTCGGCCGCGGCGGCGCACTCGACGTCATCCCGACCTCACCGGGGATGTTCGACCTGATCCGGCGGCTCGACTCGTTCCGCGTACCCGGCTGGCAGCTGGCCCGGGTCATCCAGTTCGCCAACTACGACCACTGCATCATCGACTGCCCGCCGGCGCTCGACGTGCTGACGAACAACGCGCTGGCGGCGTCGCACGGGATACTGGTCCCGGTACAGCCGGACAAGACGAGCATCCGCGCGCTGCGGCTGCTGGCGGATCAGGTGCGCTACGTCGAGCAGACCGTCGGCCGGCAGCCGCTGTCGTGGTTCGGGCTGGTGCCCAGCCTCTACCGGCGGCCGATCTCGCACTACGCGGCCGCGGCGCTGCAGGAGATGTACGAGTTCGGCATCCCGATGCTGTCGCACCTGCCGCTGGGTGTGGTGATGAACGAGGCGGCCGCCCACGGCGTCCCGGTGACCACGTACGCCCCGGAAACCCTGCAGGCGCTGTCGTTCCGCGAGATCGCGGGCACGCTCGACACCTACCTGGAGCAGAACTCGGCGCCCGCGGTGATCCCGGCCGACGAGGAGTTCGTCTTCGAGGACTTCATCTCCGAGGTCTCGGTGGCCCGCAACGCCAACGACAACGGCGTCCGCAAGGGCCTCTACGACCTGCTGCCGAAGAAGCCGCACCGCCCCCGCTGA
- a CDS encoding phosphoribosyl-ATP diphosphatase → MKTFDELFAELAERARTRPDGSGTVAALDAGVHAQGKKVLEEAGEVWIAAEHESDDRLAEEISQLLYRLQVLMLGRGLSTEDVYRYL, encoded by the coding sequence GTGAAGACCTTCGATGAGCTGTTCGCGGAGCTTGCCGAGCGCGCGCGTACCCGTCCCGACGGGTCCGGCACCGTCGCCGCCCTGGACGCCGGAGTGCACGCCCAAGGCAAGAAGGTGCTGGAGGAAGCCGGCGAGGTGTGGATCGCCGCCGAGCACGAGTCCGACGACCGGCTCGCCGAGGAGATCTCCCAGCTGCTGTACCGGCTGCAGGTGCTGATGCTCGGCCGCGGTCTGTCGACCGAGGACGTCTACCGCTACCTGTGA
- a CDS encoding AlkA N-terminal domain-containing protein produces the protein MHEDFERCVRAVQAKDARFDGWFFTAVVTTRIYCRPSCPVVPPKPRNMTFYPSAAAAQQAGFRACKRCRPDASPGSPLWNERADLVARAMRLIADGVVDTEGVRGLAARLGYSVRQVERQVLAELGAGPLALARAQRAQTARTLIETTTLPMTELALAAGFGSIRTFNDTVREVFALSPTELRTRAKSKPSTAAGSIELRLPYRKPLCPDNLFGHLVATGVPGVEEWRDGAYRRTLRLPHGHGVVALRPGDPAAGHIACRLTLADLRDLPAATSRCRRLLDLDADPEAVDDQLATDPLLAPLVAAAPGRRVPRTVDGAEFAVRAVLGQQVSTAAARTHAARLVVAHGTPIEDPEGGLTHLFPSPEALGGLDPETLAMPRSRRRTLLALVEALTDGGLDLGAGSDWAGTRVALNALPGFGPWTVESIAMRSLGDPDAFLPTDLGIKYAAETLGLGGPAAIVARSAGWSPWRAYATQHLWATGDHAINRMPAA, from the coding sequence GTGCACGAAGACTTCGAGCGGTGCGTACGGGCCGTGCAGGCGAAGGACGCCCGGTTCGACGGGTGGTTCTTCACGGCGGTCGTGACGACCCGGATCTACTGCCGGCCCAGCTGCCCGGTGGTGCCGCCCAAACCGCGGAACATGACCTTCTACCCGAGCGCCGCGGCCGCCCAGCAGGCCGGATTCCGGGCCTGCAAGCGCTGCCGCCCGGACGCCAGCCCGGGCTCGCCGCTGTGGAACGAGCGCGCGGACCTGGTGGCGCGCGCGATGCGGCTGATCGCCGACGGCGTCGTCGACACCGAAGGTGTCCGCGGCCTCGCCGCCCGCCTCGGCTACAGCGTCCGGCAGGTCGAACGCCAGGTGCTGGCCGAACTCGGCGCCGGGCCGCTGGCCCTGGCCAGGGCCCAGCGCGCGCAGACCGCGCGGACCCTCATCGAGACGACCACGCTGCCGATGACCGAACTGGCCCTGGCGGCCGGGTTCGGCAGCATCCGGACGTTCAACGACACCGTCCGCGAGGTGTTCGCGCTCTCGCCGACCGAGCTGCGCACCCGGGCGAAGAGCAAGCCGAGCACCGCGGCCGGGTCGATCGAGCTGCGGCTGCCCTACCGCAAGCCGCTGTGCCCGGACAACCTGTTCGGGCACCTGGTGGCCACCGGCGTGCCGGGGGTCGAGGAGTGGCGGGACGGCGCCTACCGCCGGACGCTGCGGCTGCCGCACGGCCACGGCGTCGTCGCGCTGCGTCCCGGAGACCCCGCCGCCGGCCACATCGCCTGCCGGTTGACCCTGGCCGATCTGCGTGACCTCCCGGCCGCCACCAGCCGCTGCCGCCGGCTGCTCGACCTCGACGCCGACCCCGAGGCCGTCGACGACCAGCTCGCCACCGACCCGCTGCTGGCCCCGCTGGTCGCGGCCGCGCCGGGCCGCCGCGTCCCGCGCACGGTCGACGGCGCCGAGTTCGCCGTCCGCGCGGTACTCGGCCAGCAGGTGTCGACGGCCGCGGCGCGCACCCACGCCGCCCGGCTCGTCGTCGCGCACGGCACCCCGATCGAGGACCCCGAAGGCGGCTTGACGCACCTGTTCCCGTCGCCCGAGGCCCTGGGCGGCCTGGACCCGGAGACCCTCGCGATGCCGCGCAGCCGCCGTCGCACGCTGCTCGCCCTGGTCGAGGCCTTGACCGACGGCGGCCTGGACCTCGGCGCGGGCAGCGACTGGGCCGGGACGAGGGTCGCGCTGAACGCGTTGCCCGGATTCGGGCCGTGGACGGTCGAGAGCATCGCGATGCGCTCGCTCGGTGACCCGGACGCGTTCCTGCCCACCGACCTCGGCATCAAGTACGCGGCGGAGACGCTCGGCCTCGGCGGCCCGGCCGCGATCGTCGCCCGGTCGGCGGGGTGGAGCCCGTGGCGCGCCTACGCCACCCAGCACCTGTGGGCCACCGGCGACCACGCCATCAACCGCATGCCCGCCGCCTGA
- a CDS encoding DMT family transporter, whose translation MGFGVTARFGLLAAVWGASFLFIKVGLDGLSPAQVALARVSLGALALAAVLLVRRRALPRDLALWGHLVVVSVLLCVVPFLLFSWAEQYISSGLASIFNATTPLVTMLLAAAALPDERFTPPRVLGLLLGFLGVLTIVGVWHGVDVSHQLTAQLACLGATTCYGACFVYMRRFVSPRSADPVVVAFGQTASATVILGLLAPAIAVTPIHPTPPVVLSMIALGVFGTGIAYVWNVRIIAAWGAANASAVTYLTPIVGVVLGVSVLDEPVSWNQPAGAILVVLGILAAHGRLRVRRKTAMPAPEADLVRD comes from the coding sequence ATGGGTTTCGGGGTCACGGCGCGGTTCGGTCTGCTGGCGGCCGTGTGGGGTGCGAGCTTCCTGTTCATCAAGGTCGGGCTCGACGGCCTCTCCCCGGCGCAGGTCGCGCTGGCCCGGGTCTCGCTGGGCGCGTTGGCGCTCGCCGCGGTGCTGCTGGTCCGCCGCCGGGCCCTCCCCCGCGATCTCGCGTTGTGGGGCCACCTCGTCGTGGTGTCGGTTCTGCTGTGCGTGGTGCCGTTCCTGCTTTTCTCGTGGGCGGAACAGTACATTTCGTCCGGTTTGGCCAGCATCTTCAACGCGACGACACCCCTGGTCACGATGTTGCTGGCCGCGGCGGCCCTGCCCGACGAGCGGTTCACGCCGCCGCGGGTGCTCGGCCTGCTGCTCGGCTTTCTCGGCGTGCTCACGATCGTCGGGGTGTGGCACGGCGTCGACGTCTCGCACCAGCTGACCGCGCAGCTCGCGTGCCTCGGCGCCACCACGTGTTACGGCGCGTGCTTCGTCTACATGCGCCGGTTCGTCTCGCCGCGCAGCGCGGACCCGGTCGTCGTCGCGTTCGGGCAGACGGCGTCGGCGACGGTCATCCTCGGCCTGCTGGCGCCGGCGATCGCGGTCACGCCGATCCACCCGACACCGCCGGTCGTGCTGAGCATGATCGCTCTCGGCGTCTTCGGCACCGGCATCGCCTACGTGTGGAACGTCCGGATCATCGCGGCGTGGGGCGCGGCGAACGCGTCGGCGGTGACCTACCTCACACCGATTGTCGGAGTGGTGTTGGGCGTGTCGGTCCTGGACGAACCGGTGAGCTGGAACCAGCCCGCCGGCGCGATCCTGGTGGTGCTCGGCATTCTCGCCGCGCACGGCCGGCTGCGCGTCCGCCGGAAGACCGCGATGCCGGCACCCGAAGCGGATCTGGTCCGGGACTGA
- a CDS encoding methylated-DNA--[protein]-cysteine S-methyltransferase yields MRSHTVVDSPFGPLTLVARGDALCGLYMVRQRHRPDELTFGEPDPGAAIFARAETELKEYFAGQRREFEVPLTFTGTPFQQRVWAALREIPYGTTISYGELADRLGQPTASRAVGLANGKNPIGVIVPCHRVVGAGGSLTGYGGGLERKRYLLDFEQERDALF; encoded by the coding sequence ATGCGTTCCCACACCGTGGTGGACAGCCCGTTCGGCCCGCTCACCCTCGTCGCCCGGGGCGACGCGCTCTGCGGGCTGTACATGGTGCGGCAGCGCCATCGTCCGGACGAGCTGACCTTCGGGGAGCCCGACCCGGGCGCGGCGATCTTCGCCCGCGCCGAGACCGAGCTGAAGGAGTACTTCGCCGGGCAGCGCCGCGAGTTCGAGGTGCCGCTGACCTTCACCGGCACGCCGTTCCAGCAACGGGTCTGGGCGGCGCTGCGGGAGATCCCGTACGGCACGACCATTTCCTACGGCGAGCTGGCCGACCGGCTGGGGCAGCCCACGGCGTCGCGCGCGGTCGGGCTGGCCAACGGCAAGAACCCGATCGGCGTCATCGTGCCGTGCCACCGCGTCGTCGGCGCCGGTGGTTCGCTGACCGGCTACGGCGGCGGCCTCGAGCGGAAGCGCTATCTGCTGGACTTCGAACAGGAGCGCGATGCTCTCTTCTGA
- a CDS encoding RecB family exonuclease, whose protein sequence is MPDADTVTTDPLVPVQAADSAVATQVRRRPALSPSRASDFKQCPLLYRFRAVDRLPEVPTKAQLRGTLVHSVLERLFALPAGERVPPKARELLGPAWTELSEDRPEWTELFDAAKPDDHADWLRSAEKLLDAYFGLEDPRRLEPEACELHVEIELGSGVLLRGYIDRVDVAPTGEIRVVDYKTGAAPREIGEAKAMFQMKFYAVVLWRLRGIVPRQLKLMYLTDGQSLAYTPDEAELIRFERTLEAIWQAILKAGKTGDFRPNKSKLCNWCDHQAHCPEYGGTPPAYPGWPEPDAGEETPLDRAD, encoded by the coding sequence ATGCCCGACGCCGACACCGTCACCACGGACCCGCTCGTCCCCGTGCAAGCCGCGGACTCCGCCGTCGCCACGCAGGTGCGGCGACGGCCCGCCCTGTCGCCGTCCCGGGCCAGTGACTTCAAGCAGTGCCCGCTGCTCTACCGGTTCCGCGCGGTCGACCGGCTGCCGGAGGTCCCGACCAAGGCCCAGCTGCGCGGCACGCTCGTCCACTCGGTGCTGGAACGCCTCTTCGCGCTGCCCGCGGGCGAACGGGTGCCGCCGAAGGCCCGCGAACTGCTGGGCCCGGCGTGGACCGAGCTGTCCGAGGACCGTCCGGAGTGGACCGAACTGTTCGACGCCGCGAAGCCGGACGACCACGCCGACTGGTTGCGCTCGGCCGAAAAACTCCTGGACGCCTACTTCGGGCTCGAAGACCCGCGGCGGCTCGAACCGGAGGCGTGCGAGCTGCACGTCGAGATCGAGCTCGGCTCGGGGGTGTTGCTGCGCGGCTACATCGACCGCGTCGACGTCGCGCCGACCGGCGAGATCCGGGTCGTCGACTACAAGACCGGCGCCGCGCCGCGGGAAATCGGCGAAGCCAAGGCGATGTTCCAGATGAAGTTCTACGCCGTGGTGCTGTGGCGGCTGCGCGGGATCGTGCCGCGCCAGCTGAAGCTGATGTACCTGACCGACGGCCAGTCGCTGGCCTACACCCCGGACGAAGCCGAGCTGATCCGCTTCGAGCGGACCCTGGAAGCCATCTGGCAGGCCATCCTCAAGGCGGGCAAGACCGGCGACTTCCGGCCGAACAAGAGCAAGCTCTGCAACTGGTGCGACCACCAGGCGCACTGCCCCGAATACGGCGGCACCCCGCCCGCGTACCCCGGCTGGCCGGAGCCCGACGCGGGCGAAGAGACGCCGCTGGACCGGGCCGACTGA
- the arc gene encoding proteasome ATPase yields MHHDLPGGRREEADPSATSGAGTTADEQARQIRFLEEEVALLRRKLTDSPRQNRVLEQRLAEASERVSQLTERNTKLVETLREARGQLLALREEVDRLAQPPSGYGVFVTSYEDNTVDVFTAGRKMRVSVSPAVEISSLRRGQALRLNEALTVVEGGDFERTGEVCALREVLAPDVEGASPRALVVGHADEERVVLLSDLLAEQPLKPGDSLLVDSKAGYAYERVPKAEVEDLVLEEVPDVRYEDIGGLTRQIEQIRDAVELPFLHADLYQEYQLRPPKGVLLYGPPGCGKTLIAKAVANSLAKKVAAARGDNEDGKSYFLNIKGPELLNKFVGETERHIRLIFQRAREKASEGTPVIVFFDEMDSIFRTRGSGVSSDVETTIVPQLLSEIDGVEGLENVIVIGASNREDMIDPAILRPGRLDVKIKIERPDAEGAKDIFSKYLAEGLPIHADDLAEFGGDAKATFDAMIQHTVERMYEESDENRFLEVTYANGDKEVLYFRDFNSGAMIQNIVDRAKKSAIKSVLETNQPGLRVQHLLDAIVDEFAENEDLPNTTNPDDWARISGKKGERIVYIRTLVTGKNQDSGRAIDTATNTGQYL; encoded by the coding sequence ATGCATCATGACCTTCCCGGAGGTCGGCGCGAGGAGGCCGACCCTTCAGCAACATCCGGAGCTGGGACGACGGCGGACGAGCAGGCAAGGCAGATCCGCTTTCTCGAAGAGGAAGTGGCGCTGCTGCGCCGCAAACTGACCGACTCGCCGAGGCAGAACCGCGTTCTCGAACAGCGGCTCGCCGAGGCGTCGGAAAGGGTGAGCCAGCTCACCGAGCGGAACACCAAACTGGTCGAAACCCTGCGCGAAGCGCGAGGACAGCTCCTCGCTCTGCGTGAAGAGGTCGATCGGCTGGCCCAGCCACCGTCCGGGTACGGCGTGTTCGTCACGTCGTACGAGGACAACACGGTGGACGTGTTCACGGCCGGCCGGAAGATGCGGGTGTCGGTTTCGCCCGCGGTGGAGATCTCGTCGTTGCGACGCGGCCAGGCGCTGCGCCTCAACGAAGCCCTGACCGTGGTCGAGGGCGGCGACTTCGAGCGCACCGGCGAGGTGTGCGCGTTGCGTGAGGTGCTCGCACCGGACGTCGAGGGCGCCAGCCCTCGTGCGCTCGTGGTCGGGCACGCGGACGAAGAGCGGGTGGTCCTGCTCTCCGATCTGCTGGCGGAGCAGCCGCTGAAGCCCGGCGACTCGCTCCTGGTCGACTCCAAGGCCGGTTACGCGTACGAGCGCGTGCCGAAGGCGGAGGTCGAAGACCTGGTGCTGGAGGAGGTGCCGGACGTCCGCTACGAGGACATCGGCGGCCTCACCCGGCAGATCGAGCAGATCAGGGACGCGGTCGAACTGCCGTTCCTGCACGCCGACCTCTACCAGGAGTACCAGTTGCGCCCGCCGAAGGGCGTCCTGCTCTACGGCCCGCCGGGCTGCGGCAAGACGCTCATCGCCAAGGCGGTCGCGAACTCGCTGGCCAAGAAGGTGGCGGCGGCGCGGGGCGACAACGAGGACGGGAAGTCCTACTTCCTGAACATCAAGGGTCCCGAGCTGCTCAACAAGTTCGTCGGGGAGACCGAGCGGCACATCCGCTTGATCTTCCAGCGGGCGCGGGAGAAGGCCTCCGAGGGCACCCCGGTGATCGTGTTCTTCGACGAGATGGACTCGATCTTCCGGACCCGTGGATCGGGCGTTTCGTCCGATGTGGAGACCACGATCGTCCCGCAGCTGCTCTCCGAGATCGACGGTGTCGAAGGCCTGGAAAACGTCATCGTCATCGGTGCTTCGAACCGTGAGGACATGATCGACCCGGCGATCCTGCGGCCGGGCCGGCTCGACGTCAAGATCAAGATCGAGCGTCCGGACGCCGAAGGCGCGAAGGACATCTTCTCCAAGTACCTGGCCGAAGGCCTGCCGATCCACGCCGACGACCTCGCCGAGTTCGGCGGGGACGCGAAGGCGACGTTCGACGCGATGATCCAGCACACCGTCGAGCGGATGTACGAGGAGAGCGACGAGAACCGGTTCCTCGAGGTGACCTACGCCAACGGGGACAAGGAAGTCCTGTACTTCCGCGACTTCAACTCGGGCGCGATGATCCAGAACATCGTGGACCGGGCGAAGAAGTCGGCGATCAAGTCCGTGCTGGAGACCAACCAGCCCGGCCTGCGCGTGCAGCACCTGCTGGACGCGATCGTCGACGAGTTCGCGGAGAACGAGGACCTGCCGAACACCACCAACCCGGACGACTGGGCCCGGATCTCCGGCAAGAAGGGCGAGCGGATCGTCTACATCCGCACGCTCGTCACCGGCAAGAACCAGGACTCGGGGCGGGCGATCGACACCGCCACGAACACCGGGCAGTACCTGTAG
- a CDS encoding M50 family metallopeptidase, with product MAATSEQGTGGSRQAVLGDGGGLVLFRVAGVPVLLAPSWWIGSLIVVVLYAPLVGRLLPDVSPLMSWLLAAAFAVLLGLSVLAHELGHCLVALRLGIPVRRLRLFLLGGLSEVARTPKRPSDEGLVAAAGPAVSLVLGGFCGLLMFAVPPDSAVWLLVAECSVANLAVGVFNLLPGLPLDGGRLVRAGVWAATGIRAKGTRAAVAGGAVVAAGLLVWALWGLATASPDRWLRLGVCVVTAWFVILGARSELAAERRRGWPEGLVLGEVVRPVLQLPAESPVSDALAASAGRGVVLVRADGVAAGLLDEGAAERLASTSPHAPAELAAEPIRAETVLLASEPGEEIVERVRETPAWQFLVVDDEGRPAGVLRRDDLRAALNRRTR from the coding sequence ATGGCCGCGACCAGTGAGCAGGGCACCGGGGGCTCCCGGCAGGCCGTCCTCGGCGACGGCGGTGGTCTCGTGCTGTTCCGCGTCGCCGGTGTCCCGGTGCTGCTGGCGCCGTCCTGGTGGATCGGCTCCCTGATCGTCGTCGTCCTGTACGCGCCGCTGGTCGGCCGGCTGCTCCCGGACGTCTCCCCGCTGATGTCGTGGCTGCTGGCCGCGGCGTTCGCGGTGCTGCTGGGATTGTCGGTGCTCGCCCACGAACTCGGCCACTGCCTCGTCGCGTTGAGACTGGGCATCCCGGTGCGGCGGCTGCGCCTGTTCCTCCTCGGCGGCCTGTCCGAGGTCGCCCGCACCCCGAAACGGCCGAGCGACGAAGGCCTGGTGGCCGCGGCCGGCCCGGCGGTGTCGCTGGTGCTGGGCGGGTTCTGCGGGCTGCTGATGTTCGCTGTGCCGCCGGACAGCGCGGTCTGGCTGCTGGTCGCCGAATGCTCCGTGGCGAACCTCGCCGTCGGCGTCTTCAACCTCTTGCCCGGCCTCCCGCTCGACGGCGGGCGCCTGGTCCGCGCCGGCGTCTGGGCGGCCACCGGGATCCGCGCCAAGGGCACCCGCGCCGCCGTTGCCGGCGGCGCGGTCGTGGCGGCGGGCCTGCTCGTGTGGGCCCTGTGGGGCCTCGCGACGGCCAGCCCGGACCGGTGGCTGCGGCTGGGCGTCTGCGTCGTCACGGCGTGGTTCGTGATCCTGGGCGCGCGGTCCGAACTGGCCGCGGAACGCCGTCGCGGCTGGCCCGAAGGCCTCGTGCTGGGCGAGGTGGTCCGGCCCGTGCTGCAGCTGCCGGCGGAGAGCCCGGTGTCGGACGCGCTGGCCGCGTCGGCGGGCCGGGGCGTGGTGCTGGTCCGCGCGGACGGCGTCGCGGCCGGGCTGCTGGACGAAGGCGCGGCGGAGCGGCTGGCGAGCACCTCGCCGCACGCGCCGGCCGAGCTGGCGGCCGAGCCGATCCGGGCCGAGACCGTCCTGCTGGCTTCCGAGCCGGGGGAGGAGATCGTCGAGCGGGTCCGCGAGACCCCGGCGTGGCAGTTCCTCGTGGTGGACGACGAAGGCCGGCCGGCGGGCGTGCTCCGCCGGGACGACCTGCGCGCCGCGCTGAACCGCCGTACCCGCTGA
- a CDS encoding tRNA (adenine-N1)-methyltransferase produces the protein MSVSGPFRAGDRVQLTDSKGRHYTLTLADGGEYHTHRGGLAHDDLIGRPEGSVVTSVGGSTYLALRPLLPDYVLSMPRGAQVIYPKDAAQIVMWGDIFPGARVLEAGAGSGALTCSLLRAVGSTGQVSSYEIRDDHAVHAEHNVVKFFGEKPANWTLTVADLATHEGEVDRVVLDMLAPWDQLPNVAAHLVPGGVLTVYVATVTQLSRVTESLREQRCWTEPESWETLMRPWHVVGLAVRPDHRMVAHTAFLLTARRLADGTVSPRVSRRPAKGKG, from the coding sequence TTGTCGGTCAGCGGACCGTTTCGTGCGGGTGATCGGGTGCAGTTGACCGACTCGAAGGGGCGGCACTACACCCTGACGCTGGCCGACGGCGGTGAGTACCACACGCACCGCGGCGGCCTCGCCCACGACGACCTGATCGGCCGTCCCGAAGGGTCGGTGGTCACGTCGGTGGGCGGCTCGACGTACCTGGCGCTGCGCCCGCTGCTGCCGGACTACGTGCTCTCGATGCCCCGCGGCGCGCAGGTGATCTACCCGAAGGACGCCGCCCAGATCGTCATGTGGGGCGACATCTTCCCGGGCGCGCGGGTCCTCGAGGCGGGCGCCGGTTCCGGCGCGCTGACGTGTTCGCTGCTGCGCGCGGTCGGCTCGACCGGGCAGGTGAGCTCGTACGAGATCCGCGACGACCACGCCGTGCACGCCGAGCACAACGTCGTGAAGTTCTTCGGCGAGAAGCCGGCGAACTGGACGCTCACCGTCGCGGACCTGGCCACGCACGAGGGTGAGGTCGACCGGGTCGTGCTGGACATGCTGGCCCCGTGGGACCAGCTCCCGAACGTCGCCGCGCACCTCGTCCCGGGCGGCGTGCTGACGGTCTACGTCGCGACGGTCACCCAGCTTTCGCGCGTCACGGAGTCGCTGCGCGAGCAGCGGTGCTGGACCGAGCCGGAGTCGTGGGAGACGCTGATGCGCCCGTGGCACGTGGTCGGCCTGGCGGTGCGCCCGGACCACCGCATGGTGGCGCACACGGCGTTCCTGCTGACGGCCCGCCGCCTGGCGGACGGCACGGTGTCGCCGCGCGTGTCCCGGCGGCCGGCCAAGGGCAAGGGCTGA
- a CDS encoding thioesterase family protein: MADAFYVPHGEGRFTATAHTAGPWSPDSQHFGPPSALLVRALENVEQPHPAELARVTVEILGPAPVTELLVRARVERPGRSVELLQAELATTERVVARASAWRIATSDTAAVSTDGGPLMPAPDTVTESAWPEGWNGGYLDALEWRAVRGGMDVPGPAAVWARQRVPLVDGEEPSGLQRLFAVADSGNGVSNYLDPRKWWFINSELTVHLRRPPAGEWIGLDAVTLVGKHGVGTATSILHDADGPVATGAQALMVRPRQAGGG; encoded by the coding sequence ATGGCCGACGCGTTCTACGTCCCCCACGGCGAGGGCCGGTTCACCGCGACCGCGCACACCGCCGGGCCGTGGTCCCCGGACTCCCAGCACTTCGGGCCGCCGTCGGCGCTGCTGGTCCGGGCGCTCGAAAACGTCGAACAGCCGCACCCCGCCGAGCTCGCGCGGGTGACCGTCGAGATCCTCGGCCCGGCACCGGTGACCGAGCTGCTGGTGCGTGCCCGGGTGGAGCGGCCCGGCCGGTCGGTCGAGCTGCTGCAGGCCGAACTGGCGACGACCGAGCGGGTCGTCGCGCGCGCGTCGGCGTGGCGCATCGCGACGTCCGACACCGCGGCGGTGAGCACCGACGGCGGCCCGCTGATGCCGGCGCCGGACACCGTGACGGAGTCGGCCTGGCCGGAAGGCTGGAACGGCGGCTACCTCGACGCCCTGGAGTGGCGCGCCGTCCGCGGTGGGATGGACGTGCCGGGCCCGGCCGCGGTGTGGGCCCGCCAGCGCGTCCCGCTGGTCGACGGCGAGGAGCCGAGCGGGCTGCAGCGGCTGTTCGCGGTCGCCGACTCCGGCAACGGCGTGTCCAACTACCTCGACCCGCGCAAGTGGTGGTTCATCAACTCCGAGCTCACTGTGCACCTGCGCCGGCCGCCCGCGGGCGAGTGGATCGGCCTCGACGCCGTCACGCTGGTCGGCAAGCACGGCGTCGGCACGGCGACGAGCATCCTGCACGACGCCGACGGTCCGGTGGCCACGGGCGCGCAGGCGCTGATGGTGCGTCCGCGACAGGCCGGGGGCGGATAG